TTGCCTTCCAGTCATGGCTGAAAAGCTAATAATTAGAAATTTTGCTGGTATCAAAGAGCTAGAAATTGAGGTCAAGCGAATCAATATATTGATTGGACCTCAAGCTAGCGGTAAAAGTGTATGTGCAAAGCTCCTTTTCTATTTTAAAAACTTTGTTTGGGAAATCTTATCATCTGTAG
This genomic stretch from Coleofasciculus sp. FACHB-T130 harbors:
- a CDS encoding AAA family ATPase, which translates into the protein MAEKLIIRNFAGIKELEIEVKRINILIGPQASGKSVCAKLLFYFKNFVWEILSSVENEQTKRNLDSS